In one Chloroflexota bacterium genomic region, the following are encoded:
- a CDS encoding TrkA family potassium uptake protein has translation MKIIIMGCGRVGAQLASLLDADGHKITVLDVDAHSFRRLPPSFGGTALVGDGTDEEMLRKAGIGEADAFVAVTQGDNRNVMAAQIAKNIFNVPKVICRIYDPLRKDVYEALGLEAVSPTTVFAQLLRDKLLAT, from the coding sequence ATGAAGATTATTATTATGGGGTGCGGTCGGGTTGGCGCTCAACTGGCCAGCTTACTCGATGCTGATGGGCATAAGATAACTGTTCTAGATGTGGATGCCCATAGTTTTAGACGGTTGCCGCCAAGTTTCGGAGGTACAGCGCTGGTTGGTGATGGTACTGACGAAGAGATGCTAAGGAAAGCTGGTATCGGGGAAGCTGATGCCTTTGTAGCAGTGACTCAAGGCGATAATCGCAACGTTATGGCAGCCCAGATTGCTAAAAACATATTTAATGTTCCGAAGGTAATCTGTCGCATATACGACCCGTTGCGCAAAGACGTGTATGAGGCGCTTGGGCTTGAGGCTGTCAGCCCGACAACTGTCTTTGCCCAATTGCTAAGGGATAAGCTTCTGGCTACGTGA
- a CDS encoding universal stress protein translates to MRLERILVAVNGKDSDVEVVKLACDLAKKPKAKIFVVYVIEVKRSLPLDAVIESEIRRAEETLARAEDIASNRDYEIETDLIQGRDAGPAIVDEAMEKEVDLILMGFTHKKRFGVFNLGRVIPYVLEEAPCRVLLYREPMGLR, encoded by the coding sequence ATGAGACTTGAAAGAATATTAGTCGCGGTAAACGGCAAGGATTCTGATGTGGAGGTTGTGAAGTTAGCCTGCGACCTGGCTAAGAAACCTAAGGCAAAGATTTTTGTTGTTTATGTCATTGAAGTCAAGCGCAGTCTGCCTTTGGACGCTGTAATCGAATCTGAAATACGTAGGGCTGAAGAGACATTAGCTCGTGCTGAAGATATTGCTTCTAACAGGGATTATGAAATTGAGACGGATTTAATTCAGGGACGAGATGCAGGGCCGGCTATTGTAGATGAGGCAATGGAAAAAGAGGTTGATTTAATTTTGATGGGTTTTACGCACAAGAAGCGTTTCGGTGTTTTTAACTTGGGCAGAGTCATACCTTATGTTTTAGAGGAAGCGCCTTGCCGTGTCCTGCTGTACCGCGAACCGATGGGCTTGAGGTGA
- a CDS encoding APC family permease gives MRNDWQPKLGDKFVRSPRVKLHPLRRVLGIPGLFSTAYGDVGSSIYYALGLVALVALGATPIVLGIAGILFVFTALTYAEGTAMFPEAGGSASFARHGFNDLTGFIAGWALMFGYIVTISISAYTIPSYLGYFWEPLKASPIIHTGAAMGIVCILMMINVIGVRESSRLNFSLAILDIATQVLIIVLALLILFNPVVFWERITGYWPSTPNLIFGVAIAAIAFTGLETVSQMAEETRRPQVRAPRALVLMTIVVLVIFAGISVSAFSAMTPAELGSNWATDPVAGIAHNLSAAIVPNELTKGFSEPAHQIVVAYVLQGLRSVLPVLVALLAATILFIATNAGLLGISRLAFSLGRFQLIPAELSRVHPRSKTPYISIIVFTLIALVLQMPGFFGPDVFANLGGLYAFGSMLSFALAHLSILALRVRKPDIPRPFKLGWNVQIGQRDLPVTTILGLLGTTAIWIVVLIMQPYSRWVGLAWMAFGFGMYFLFRRLRRVSPSQTDGSPTGLTGDKE, from the coding sequence GTGCGTAATGATTGGCAGCCCAAGCTGGGCGATAAGTTCGTCCGCAGTCCCCGAGTTAAATTACATCCTCTACGGCGGGTCCTCGGTATTCCCGGATTGTTCAGTACCGCCTATGGCGATGTCGGCTCCTCCATTTATTATGCTTTGGGTCTTGTGGCTCTGGTGGCTCTGGGGGCAACGCCTATAGTCTTAGGTATAGCTGGCATCTTGTTCGTTTTCACCGCTCTCACTTATGCCGAAGGTACAGCCATGTTTCCTGAAGCTGGTGGCTCTGCCAGCTTTGCTCGCCATGGTTTTAATGACCTAACGGGGTTTATCGCCGGCTGGGCTCTCATGTTCGGTTATATTGTTACTATCTCCATTTCTGCCTACACCATCCCTTCCTACCTCGGTTATTTCTGGGAACCACTGAAAGCATCGCCGATAATCCATACAGGGGCTGCCATGGGCATCGTGTGCATACTTATGATGATTAACGTCATCGGCGTCAGGGAGTCATCACGGCTGAACTTCTCTTTGGCTATTCTCGACATTGCTACTCAGGTGTTGATCATAGTGTTGGCTTTGTTGATTCTCTTCAATCCGGTAGTCTTTTGGGAACGAATTACCGGTTACTGGCCATCGACTCCAAATTTGATTTTCGGCGTGGCCATAGCCGCTATTGCTTTTACCGGTTTGGAGACTGTGTCACAGATGGCTGAAGAGACCAGGCGTCCTCAAGTGAGGGCCCCCAGAGCGTTAGTTTTAATGACTATCGTTGTCTTAGTCATATTCGCAGGTATCTCCGTGTCTGCTTTTTCAGCAATGACACCGGCTGAGTTGGGTTCTAATTGGGCAACGGACCCTGTAGCTGGCATTGCCCACAACCTTTCTGCAGCTATTGTTCCTAACGAGTTGACAAAGGGGTTTTCTGAGCCAGCTCATCAGATTGTTGTTGCCTATGTTTTACAGGGGCTGCGCAGTGTGCTTCCGGTGCTGGTAGCGTTGTTAGCGGCAACCATATTATTTATAGCCACAAATGCTGGACTATTGGGCATTTCCCGCCTAGCATTTTCTCTAGGAAGGTTTCAGCTTATACCGGCAGAGCTGAGCCGTGTACATCCTCGTTCTAAAACTCCTTATATTTCTATAATCGTTTTTACTCTAATAGCGCTTGTTTTGCAGATGCCAGGCTTTTTTGGTCCCGATGTGTTCGCTAACTTAGGTGGGCTTTATGCTTTCGGCTCAATGCTTTCTTTTGCCCTGGCGCACCTATCCATCCTGGCTTTACGAGTAAGGAAGCCGGATATTCCCAGACCCTTTAAACTTGGCTGGAATGTTCAGATTGGTCAACGGGATTTACCTGTTACAACAATCCTTGGCTTGTTAGGCACTACTGCTATCTGGATAGTAGTGTTGATAATGCAACCGTATAGTCGCTGGGTCGGCTTGGCCTGGATGGCGTTCGGGTTTGGTATGTATTTTCTTTTTCGCCGGCTGAGGCGCGTGTCTCCAAGTCAAACAGATGGTTCGCCGACTGGACTTACGGGTGATAAAGAATGA
- a CDS encoding sporulation protein YtfJ gives MDDVEKLIKTTLGEIEKVIDAKTVVGEPITIEGTTLIPLMSVGFGFAAGGGSGKGETKETSEGGGSGSGGGAGVRPIAVIVIDKDGVRIEPIKGGMATAIEKLSETIPDIAAKLTERWGERKKEGEK, from the coding sequence ATGGATGACGTTGAGAAACTAATTAAAACAACACTCGGAGAAATCGAGAAAGTTATTGACGCCAAGACCGTTGTCGGTGAACCCATAACTATCGAGGGTACAACTCTGATTCCCTTGATGAGCGTTGGCTTTGGCTTTGCTGCCGGCGGTGGCTCGGGTAAGGGAGAGACCAAAGAGACCTCAGAGGGTGGAGGCAGTGGCAGCGGGGGCGGTGCCGGGGTAAGACCCATTGCTGTCATAGTCATCGATAAGGACGGCGTCAGGATAGAGCCAATAAAGGGGGGTATGGCAACAGCCATAGAGAAATTGAGCGAAACCATACCTGATATTGCGGCAAAACTCACCGAAAGATGGGGAGAAAGGAAAAAAGAAGGGGAAAAATAG
- a CDS encoding DUF2953 domain-containing protein, producing the protein MWAIVVLASLAVLITLLLCVPLDLVLRTNMAGRPKFSMRLVWLFGLISHELRPGEKRLEKEKATEHKQKPKNWTLGIRLTLEVLRTKGLLRQFGSFLKRILRHIKIRELVANLKVGLDNPADTGLLFAFAAPVNLLLSYFSPHPIKIEPSFAGEAIIEGHLYGTLRLRPIQLAAPLIGFAFSLPTLRAAKKLVLSKWKRKR; encoded by the coding sequence TTGTGGGCAATTGTTGTTCTAGCTAGCCTAGCGGTACTCATCACACTTCTCCTCTGTGTTCCACTCGACCTGGTACTCCGTACAAACATGGCCGGAAGACCCAAATTCAGCATGAGATTAGTATGGCTCTTCGGCCTGATCAGTCACGAATTAAGGCCAGGAGAGAAGAGGCTTGAGAAAGAGAAAGCTACTGAACATAAACAGAAGCCAAAAAACTGGACACTGGGGATAAGACTCACGTTAGAAGTCCTGCGAACCAAAGGTCTCCTAAGACAATTTGGTAGCTTCCTGAAAAGAATTCTCAGACACATTAAGATTAGGGAACTCGTAGCAAACCTCAAGGTAGGGCTTGATAATCCGGCTGATACAGGCTTACTATTTGCCTTTGCAGCACCAGTTAATCTACTTCTGAGTTATTTCTCGCCTCACCCGATAAAGATCGAGCCTTCATTTGCCGGCGAGGCTATTATCGAAGGTCATCTTTACGGAACGTTAAGGCTGAGGCCTATCCAATTGGCTGCACCTCTGATTGGATTCGCCTTCTCATTGCCCACATTGCGAGCTGCGAAGAAATTGGTTTTGTCTAAATGGAAAAGAAAAAGGTAA
- a CDS encoding diacylglycerol kinase family lipid kinase, with amino-acid sequence MARMRVIVNPAAGAGKTAKKWPQIMSLLKSLGLDFEHDVTEAPGHAIELAKSAVKKGYEIVVSVGGDGTIHEIVNGLHEAGGSANVAVGIVNTGTGADYIRTIGVPRRYKEACQCLLSPGRRTVDLGVVEYTKDGQRKKRLFVNFAGIGFDAEVVRATTEKFKALGDMPSYLMGLFSTLMSYENRDVSITVDGEHGERRICTVLLNNGRYGGGGMMPAPNADPGDGFFDLVIIDDITKPDLIMSIPRIYRGTHLTHPKVTLMRAREVEISPTLTSAVQADGELLGEAPARFSVLPGALNIVI; translated from the coding sequence GTGGCACGTATGAGAGTTATAGTTAATCCAGCCGCTGGTGCGGGAAAGACTGCCAAGAAATGGCCGCAGATTATGAGCCTGCTGAAGAGTTTGGGGCTAGACTTCGAGCATGATGTTACCGAAGCTCCTGGTCATGCCATAGAGCTGGCTAAATCGGCAGTCAAGAAGGGCTATGAAATCGTGGTATCTGTGGGTGGTGACGGAACTATACATGAGATAGTGAATGGCTTACATGAGGCTGGTGGCAGTGCTAATGTGGCAGTGGGTATCGTAAATACAGGAACGGGCGCCGATTACATCCGTACCATCGGTGTGCCTCGTCGTTATAAAGAAGCTTGTCAATGTCTTCTAAGCCCTGGCAGGCGCACGGTAGACCTCGGTGTCGTTGAATATACCAAGGATGGACAACGGAAGAAGCGGTTGTTTGTGAATTTTGCCGGCATTGGTTTCGATGCTGAAGTTGTTAGGGCAACTACTGAGAAATTTAAGGCTCTGGGTGATATGCCTTCCTATCTGATGGGACTATTCTCTACCCTTATGTCCTACGAAAACAGGGATGTGTCCATCACAGTGGATGGAGAACATGGGGAAAGAAGGATTTGCACTGTCCTGCTGAACAACGGCAGGTATGGAGGTGGAGGTATGATGCCGGCACCTAATGCTGACCCGGGTGATGGTTTTTTTGACTTGGTGATAATAGATGATATAACCAAGCCGGACCTTATCATGTCAATTCCCAGAATCTACAGAGGCACTCACCTCACCCACCCGAAGGTGACCTTGATGCGAGCACGGGAGGTAGAGATAAGTCCGACATTAACGTCGGCTGTCCAGGCTGATGGTGAACTTCTTGGAGAAGCACCAGCCCGCTTCAGTGTACTACCTGGGGCACTGAACATTGTCATCTAG
- a CDS encoding PAC2 family protein → MEISETAIHKLPELRNPDFIAALAGWSDAAQVATGTVLYLARGLNATGFAHIEGDQFYDFSTTRPEVTVDRGLITSLQLPHNSLLFWRNPKADHDLVLLHGIEPQRHWQKFIDTILDLASKLKVRRMYALGGLHDSIPHTKEPRISGVVNRASLLNVLQKHHIEPINYQGPSGLHSLLLTNCARRDIEAISLWGHAPFYVRVETNPMVCLGLVKKLTELLEIEIDFAELIKAGEHLQDMLNQLLADNKELQLYIQKLEEQYEIEGITPREPSPGADRIIKEVEDFLRSQRRKGETQ, encoded by the coding sequence ATGGAAATAAGTGAAACAGCCATACACAAACTGCCAGAACTTCGCAATCCCGATTTTATAGCTGCCCTTGCTGGCTGGTCTGATGCCGCCCAGGTTGCCACCGGAACTGTCCTTTATTTAGCCAGGGGCCTGAATGCCACCGGGTTTGCTCATATAGAAGGTGACCAATTCTACGACTTCTCCACTACACGCCCTGAGGTAACTGTTGACAGGGGATTAATAACATCGCTACAACTGCCACACAACAGTCTTCTCTTCTGGAGAAACCCGAAAGCTGACCATGATTTGGTTTTGCTTCACGGCATCGAACCTCAACGCCACTGGCAGAAATTCATTGACACAATCCTGGACTTAGCCAGCAAACTCAAGGTCCGGAGAATGTACGCCTTAGGTGGGCTCCATGACAGTATCCCTCACACAAAAGAGCCGAGGATATCCGGCGTAGTAAATAGAGCCAGCCTCTTAAACGTGCTCCAAAAGCATCATATTGAACCAATAAACTACCAAGGACCAAGCGGCCTGCACAGCTTGCTGCTGACCAACTGCGCCCGGAGAGACATAGAAGCCATCAGCCTCTGGGGGCATGCTCCCTTCTACGTCCGGGTCGAGACCAATCCCATGGTCTGCCTCGGGCTCGTCAAAAAGTTGACCGAGTTGCTGGAAATTGAAATCGACTTTGCGGAACTCATAAAAGCTGGCGAACACCTGCAGGATATGCTGAACCAGCTCTTGGCTGACAACAAGGAACTGCAACTCTACATCCAGAAGCTGGAGGAACAATACGAAATTGAAGGCATCACGCCTAGAGAGCCATCGCCCGGTGCCGACAGGATTATCAAGGAGGTAGAGGACTTTCTGCGCAGTCAACGCCGCAAGGGAGAAACACAATAA
- a CDS encoding DUF167 domain-containing protein, whose product MKVRVKVVPNSKTDEVIREGGGFLVRVKEPAKEGKANKAVIKLLADYFEVPQKQVTISSGFGSRDKVIEISR is encoded by the coding sequence GTGAAGGTTAGAGTCAAGGTGGTTCCCAATTCGAAAACCGATGAAGTTATTAGGGAAGGTGGTGGGTTTCTGGTGAGGGTAAAGGAACCTGCTAAAGAAGGCAAGGCCAACAAGGCAGTCATTAAATTGTTGGCCGACTATTTTGAAGTTCCGCAGAAACAGGTAACCATCTCAAGTGGCTTCGGAAGCCGCGACAAAGTTATCGAGATTTCACGATAG
- the mtaB gene encoding tRNA (N(6)-L-threonylcarbamoyladenosine(37)-C(2))-methylthiotransferase MtaB, producing the protein MEDNLKVAFHTLGCKLNQAESELLARQFAEAGYRVVSGDGADIYVLNTCTVTHIADRKSRHLVRLWRARNPGALIIATGCYAQRTPQELAQVGAGLVVGNERKMHLLDMLKDGHAPVAHYSPGQIVADGVSRVRSFIKIQDGCNDFCTYCIVPQVRGREHCLPMADVVSEVKTRVAAGYKEVVLTGTKIGGYKHNGMNLKQLVEQVLEVTGVERLHLSSLQPQDISPELLSLWQDPRLCRHFHLALQSGSDSVLGRMRRRYSVADYRQAASLIRKIVPDTSITTDIMVGFPGENVEEFEGSYRFCQEIDFANIHVFSYSSRPGTLAARMSGQINDKLKKECSQRMLELAQRSVRKFCQRFLGQNMTVLWEKEVTPGSGIYSGLSHNYIRVFTQSSEPLTNQLRSARLVRLHDQGLWGEIISEG; encoded by the coding sequence ATGGAGGATAACTTAAAAGTAGCCTTTCATACCCTGGGATGCAAACTTAATCAAGCCGAGAGCGAATTGCTGGCTAGACAATTTGCCGAGGCCGGATATCGTGTTGTTAGCGGTGACGGGGCAGATATTTATGTCTTAAACACCTGTACGGTTACTCACATCGCCGACCGCAAATCACGGCATTTAGTGAGGCTGTGGCGGGCAAGAAATCCAGGAGCCTTAATTATCGCCACCGGCTGTTATGCACAAAGAACTCCTCAGGAACTGGCTCAGGTCGGTGCTGGTCTTGTTGTGGGCAATGAGCGGAAGATGCATCTTCTGGACATGCTAAAAGATGGGCATGCTCCTGTGGCTCATTATTCACCGGGGCAGATTGTGGCCGATGGCGTTAGTCGGGTTCGCAGTTTCATAAAGATTCAGGATGGCTGTAACGATTTCTGTACCTATTGCATTGTGCCTCAGGTGCGTGGCCGAGAGCATTGCCTGCCGATGGCGGATGTAGTTAGCGAGGTGAAGACAAGGGTCGCTGCTGGCTATAAGGAAGTGGTACTCACTGGGACTAAAATCGGCGGCTATAAGCACAACGGGATGAATCTTAAGCAATTGGTTGAGCAGGTTCTTGAAGTTACGGGCGTGGAACGGCTGCATCTTTCATCTTTACAGCCTCAGGACATCTCGCCAGAGCTCCTCAGCCTGTGGCAAGACCCTCGTTTATGTCGTCACTTCCATCTGGCATTACAGAGTGGTAGTGACAGTGTTCTTGGACGGATGAGGCGCCGTTATTCAGTTGCTGATTATAGGCAAGCGGCGTCTTTGATTCGAAAGATTGTACCTGATACTTCTATAACTACAGATATTATGGTGGGTTTTCCCGGTGAAAACGTTGAGGAGTTTGAGGGAAGCTATCGCTTTTGTCAGGAAATTGATTTTGCTAATATTCATGTTTTCAGTTATTCCTCCCGACCGGGGACGTTGGCGGCAAGGATGTCAGGGCAGATTAATGACAAGCTGAAGAAAGAGTGCAGTCAGCGGATGCTGGAGCTGGCTCAACGGAGTGTGCGCAAATTCTGTCAGCGATTCTTGGGGCAGAACATGACTGTCTTGTGGGAAAAGGAGGTTACTCCCGGCAGCGGGATATATTCCGGACTTAGCCACAACTATATTCGGGTTTTCACTCAAAGCAGTGAGCCATTGACCAATCAGCTTCGATCGGCACGTCTGGTTCGATTGCATGATCAGGGGTTATGGGGGGAGATTATAAGTGAAGGTTAG
- the recJ gene encoding single-stranded-DNA-specific exonuclease RecJ has protein sequence MRQSDVRGTGLSRTHWRLLTPAKPTSDIPGIHQLLAQLLCNRGISESSQIEAFLNADSRLEADPFLLPDMPQAVSRTYQALLSGEEIAIYGDFDADGITATALLVQGLSALGGKVIPYIPHRYREGYGLQVAALEKLRKQGISLIITVDTGITAITEIQKARKMGIDIIITDHHLPLASLPPALAVVNPKRSDSACQSTELAGVGVAFKLFQALLKGSGREELLNRLLDLVALGTVTDMVPLTGDNRYWVKRGLELLNNTERLGLQEMMRGASLKPGNLDTESISWILGPRLNAAGRLDDAATSYQLLLTQDPKEAASLALELEGKNAKRQRLTSELLERARKRIIATGTDFPLLMTGEEDYPAGVMGLVAGRLSEEFYRPVLIFKFGADICRGSGRSIPEFDLMAALKDCRDLLSNFGGHTKAAGFTVPTTNLTQLQKRLLTLAEAQLAGLDLRPHIDIDAEVPLSIFTGETFTQIQRLAPFGSGNPLPVFVSRHVEIVDQRQIGSQGEHLGLKLKQANMVWDAIGFRLGNRAQETTTYLDIAYNLEVDRWNDGHRLRLKLLDFDPSH, from the coding sequence ATCAGGCAATCGGATGTCCGAGGCACAGGCTTGAGCCGCACCCATTGGAGACTACTAACCCCAGCCAAACCAACGAGCGACATACCTGGGATTCACCAGCTATTGGCTCAACTGCTTTGCAATCGAGGCATCTCAGAATCCTCCCAAATCGAGGCCTTCCTGAATGCTGACAGCCGACTCGAAGCCGACCCATTTCTTCTCCCTGACATGCCTCAAGCGGTAAGCAGGACTTATCAGGCTCTACTTTCCGGTGAGGAAATCGCCATCTACGGTGACTTTGACGCTGATGGCATAACCGCCACGGCATTACTCGTTCAAGGGCTTTCAGCACTTGGGGGCAAAGTCATTCCCTATATACCCCACCGTTACCGTGAAGGCTACGGCTTGCAAGTAGCTGCTCTGGAAAAGCTCCGCAAACAAGGCATCAGCCTTATCATCACCGTCGACACTGGCATTACTGCCATTACTGAAATCCAAAAAGCCCGAAAGATGGGAATAGACATAATCATCACCGACCACCACCTACCGCTAGCTTCTCTGCCGCCAGCCTTGGCAGTGGTTAACCCTAAACGAAGCGATTCCGCTTGCCAATCAACCGAACTTGCTGGGGTAGGTGTCGCTTTCAAACTTTTTCAGGCACTCCTTAAGGGCAGTGGCCGGGAAGAATTACTGAACAGGTTATTAGACCTGGTAGCTTTAGGCACCGTAACCGATATGGTGCCACTGACTGGCGACAATCGCTACTGGGTGAAGCGTGGGCTTGAACTTCTTAACAATACCGAGCGCCTCGGGCTTCAAGAGATGATGCGCGGTGCCAGCCTAAAACCGGGTAATCTCGATACTGAAAGTATATCCTGGATATTAGGACCTCGCCTCAATGCCGCCGGTAGACTTGATGATGCTGCCACAAGCTACCAATTGCTCCTCACACAAGACCCAAAAGAGGCTGCCTCACTGGCTTTAGAGCTAGAGGGAAAGAATGCCAAAAGGCAACGGCTAACCAGCGAACTGCTGGAACGAGCCAGAAAAAGGATAATTGCTACCGGAACCGACTTCCCGCTGCTGATGACAGGTGAAGAAGACTACCCAGCAGGTGTTATGGGGCTTGTCGCCGGCAGATTATCGGAAGAGTTCTACCGCCCGGTACTCATTTTCAAATTTGGTGCCGATATATGCCGTGGCAGCGGGCGGAGCATACCTGAGTTTGACCTAATGGCCGCCCTAAAAGACTGCCGCGACCTTTTATCTAACTTTGGTGGCCATACTAAGGCAGCCGGCTTCACCGTACCCACCACCAACCTCACTCAACTCCAAAAGCGGCTCCTCACTCTGGCTGAAGCTCAACTGGCTGGCCTAGACCTCCGTCCTCACATTGACATCGATGCGGAAGTGCCCCTATCGATCTTCACCGGGGAAACCTTCACTCAAATACAACGGCTGGCCCCGTTTGGCTCCGGCAATCCATTACCCGTCTTTGTCAGTCGCCATGTCGAAATCGTTGACCAGCGTCAGATTGGCAGCCAGGGTGAACATCTGGGACTAAAACTGAAACAAGCAAATATGGTCTGGGACGCTATCGGCTTCCGGCTTGGCAACCGTGCTCAAGAAACAACCACTTATCTGGATATCGCCTACAATTTGGAAGTGGACCGCTGGAACGATGGGCACAGGCTTCGACTTAAGCTCCTCGATTTTGACCCGTCTCATTGA
- the lgt gene encoding prolipoprotein diacylglyceryl transferase → MITINISPVAFSLGAFEVRWYGIMVVMAIVAVIAIALLEARRVGLAEDHIYSMGLWAVIGGVLVSRLFHVIDKWDYYMANPTQILNFAGLTVYGAVLGALIAVLIYCWVKKLSFWQIGDVAAPGAILGQAIGRIGCLINGCCYGLPTSLPWGVVYTNPGSYCPLDETFQPTQIYHLLWNLIGFGILWSLRTRLKPQGSLFLLYLALYAAGDLSIRFVRAGEPFLFGLQQAQLIGIIILLVTVPWLIVRMWRYRAKQPSPAGVSEVNETGQNRGA, encoded by the coding sequence ATGATTACTATAAACATCAGTCCTGTGGCTTTCAGCCTTGGTGCTTTTGAGGTGAGATGGTATGGGATTATGGTGGTCATGGCTATTGTGGCAGTGATTGCCATCGCTTTGCTGGAGGCGAGACGTGTCGGTCTGGCTGAGGACCACATTTATAGTATGGGCTTATGGGCGGTCATCGGTGGTGTTTTAGTTTCACGATTGTTTCATGTCATTGATAAGTGGGATTATTATATGGCTAATCCTACGCAGATACTTAACTTTGCTGGCTTGACCGTTTACGGAGCAGTTCTGGGCGCCTTAATAGCAGTGTTGATTTATTGCTGGGTTAAGAAGCTCTCCTTTTGGCAAATAGGCGATGTTGCTGCTCCAGGGGCAATTCTGGGGCAGGCTATAGGCAGGATTGGCTGCCTCATAAATGGCTGCTGCTACGGGTTGCCTACGTCTTTGCCCTGGGGCGTGGTTTATACGAATCCGGGCAGTTATTGTCCCCTTGATGAGACATTCCAGCCTACACAGATTTATCACCTGCTCTGGAACTTGATAGGATTTGGCATACTCTGGTCGTTACGCACCCGACTCAAGCCGCAGGGCTCGCTCTTTCTACTCTACCTCGCCCTGTATGCTGCTGGTGACCTGAGCATAAGGTTTGTGCGAGCAGGAGAGCCTTTCCTTTTCGGTTTGCAGCAGGCTCAGTTAATTGGCATAATAATACTTCTGGTAACAGTGCCTTGGCTTATTGTCAGGATGTGGCGTTATCGGGCGAAGCAACCGTCCCCAGCAGGTGTCAGCGAGGTCAATGAGACGGGTCAAAATCGAGGAGCTTAA
- the ftsY gene encoding signal recognition particle-docking protein FtsY — MLDSLNKTQQGVKRSRESWFGKVASLFDRTRVEDEVWDELEGLLIAADVGVATTQKLIEKVKQRIRTEKLSEGTQIRAVLKEEMVNLLKAEVGVANISKSAGTQIILVVGVNGSGKTTSIAKLAHGFKNEGKKVILAAADTFRAAAIDQLKHWGERVKVEVVAHQPGGDPGAVVYDALQAAQSRQAQVVIIDTAGRLHTKFNLMEELKKIKRVSGKYEMPQEVLLVIDATTGQNGLAQARHFTEAVGVNRIFLAKLDGTAKGGIVLAICDELKIPITYIGTGEQLDDIATFDANTFVEAIFS; from the coding sequence ATGCTGGATTCACTGAATAAGACTCAACAAGGTGTGAAGCGTAGCCGGGAGAGCTGGTTTGGTAAGGTTGCCAGTCTTTTCGACCGAACCAGGGTAGAAGATGAGGTTTGGGATGAGCTGGAGGGGTTGCTAATTGCCGCAGATGTTGGTGTGGCTACCACGCAGAAGCTAATCGAAAAGGTAAAGCAGCGAATTAGAACGGAAAAGCTGAGCGAAGGGACACAGATACGTGCAGTCCTAAAGGAGGAGATGGTGAACCTGCTGAAGGCAGAAGTTGGAGTGGCGAATATTTCGAAGTCAGCCGGTACGCAAATTATTCTGGTAGTGGGGGTAAATGGCTCGGGCAAGACGACGAGCATTGCTAAGCTCGCCCATGGTTTCAAGAATGAGGGTAAGAAAGTCATTCTGGCTGCTGCTGATACCTTCAGGGCTGCGGCTATTGACCAGCTTAAGCACTGGGGTGAACGGGTAAAGGTGGAGGTCGTGGCTCATCAACCTGGCGGTGACCCGGGTGCAGTGGTCTATGATGCTCTTCAGGCAGCTCAAAGCCGACAGGCTCAGGTGGTTATAATTGACACCGCCGGCCGTCTCCATACCAAGTTTAACCTCATGGAGGAGCTCAAAAAGATAAAGCGTGTGTCCGGTAAGTACGAGATGCCTCAAGAGGTGTTGCTGGTAATTGATGCCACTACCGGTCAGAATGGCCTGGCTCAGGCTAGACATTTCACTGAAGCGGTGGGAGTGAATAGAATTTTTCTGGCTAAACTTGATGGCACTGCCAAAGGTGGGATAGTACTGGCGATCTGTGATGAGCTGAAAATTCCCATTACCTACATTGGGACTGGCGAGCAGCTTGACGATATAGCTACCTTTGATGCTAACACCTTTGTCGAGGCGATTTTTTCGTAG